Proteins from a genomic interval of Rubinisphaera italica:
- a CDS encoding UDP-N-acetylmuramoyl-tripeptide--D-alanyl-D-alanine ligase → MDLRKVVNGISIDSRTITRGDLFVAIQGQHFDGHDYIAEAKRKGALAAIVERQTGEYKFPGILVEDTKRALQIIANWHRSNCEALVIGITGSVGKTTTRHMLYQMLSGKYTGCESPQNYNNGIGVPLSLLQMTPEHEFALIEMGSSASGEIDCLAKIAEPEIGILTEIGPAHLDGLGTLDQVVQEKGALLKSISRQGHVFLPWHLYQLPEIRSEIQAKVLTVGVTESCDIAASDITYEQGILRFQVDNYPYEFPASGRHWLNSALICIGLAYELDITPTEILEGLNRFESIPGRCHHIQTKWGLILDDTYNASPLSVRAGLCSLTEVPNVSQRVAVLGDMLGLAESSEAHHRQLGKLVARSRIDFLITYGPQARDFARGAYQGGMSGSRIASFESMKDLLPILNLWATSSSAVLVKGSHAMQMGRIVQELQNREQTSEFVLPLKRAA, encoded by the coding sequence TTGGATCTGCGTAAAGTTGTCAATGGAATCAGTATCGATTCGCGAACGATTACTCGTGGAGATCTCTTTGTTGCGATTCAAGGCCAGCATTTTGATGGCCATGATTATATTGCAGAGGCTAAACGGAAGGGGGCGTTGGCAGCAATTGTCGAACGGCAAACCGGGGAATACAAGTTCCCAGGCATCCTCGTTGAGGATACCAAACGGGCATTGCAGATCATTGCAAACTGGCACCGGAGTAATTGCGAGGCTCTGGTCATTGGAATTACCGGTTCTGTCGGCAAAACGACCACACGGCACATGCTCTATCAAATGCTTAGCGGAAAATACACCGGTTGCGAGAGCCCTCAGAATTACAACAATGGAATCGGTGTGCCTCTGAGTCTACTGCAGATGACCCCAGAGCATGAATTCGCATTAATCGAAATGGGCTCTTCTGCATCTGGAGAAATCGATTGCCTGGCCAAGATTGCTGAACCTGAAATTGGAATTCTCACCGAAATCGGACCTGCTCATCTGGATGGGCTGGGTACGTTGGATCAGGTTGTCCAGGAAAAAGGAGCACTGCTCAAGAGTATCTCCAGACAAGGACATGTCTTTCTGCCATGGCATTTGTATCAACTCCCTGAAATAAGGAGTGAAATTCAAGCAAAAGTTCTGACAGTTGGCGTTACGGAAAGCTGTGATATCGCTGCAAGTGATATTACATACGAGCAGGGCATTCTAAGATTTCAAGTCGATAATTATCCGTATGAGTTTCCCGCATCGGGTCGACACTGGCTCAATTCTGCTCTAATTTGCATAGGGCTGGCATACGAGTTGGATATTACACCGACAGAAATTCTGGAAGGATTGAATCGATTTGAATCGATACCGGGGCGGTGCCATCACATTCAGACAAAGTGGGGCCTCATTCTTGATGACACCTACAATGCCAGTCCGCTTTCCGTTCGTGCCGGGCTATGCTCATTGACTGAGGTTCCGAATGTTTCTCAACGTGTTGCGGTTTTGGGAGACATGCTTGGATTGGCAGAATCGTCTGAGGCACACCATCGTCAACTCGGCAAATTGGTCGCTCGGTCACGAATTGATTTCTTAATCACCTACGGCCCTCAAGCCCGCGATTTCGCGCGGGGTGCTTACCAGGGGGGCATGTCGGGAAGCCGGATTGCGAGTTTCGAATCCATGAAGGATCTTTTACCGATCCTCAACCTGTGGGCAACATCGAGTTCAGCAGTGCTTGTCAAAGGATCGCACGCCATGCAAATGGGGAGAATCGTACAAGAGTTGCAAAATCGTGAGCAAACTTCCGAATTTGTGCTGCCCTTAAAGAGAGCCGCCTGA
- a CDS encoding glucosamine-6-phosphate isomerase — translation MDLTDTIQGSLLENFFPAGWDLSAIDACVHSDPATLDNREEWWHDEFFALPCKSLGDFETFMGHEIAMTIKQAKDEGRDIAFILPVGPMGMYRWAVYFLQEWNVDCQHVHGFNMDEWSDANGDTLPSSNPGAFQYAMEKAFYGPLGKLTVPESQRNFATKDVLPTYEDRIGELRSKGADLVVVYGIGRVCHIAFWEPQFAGEYETEAEWLAQSHRIAAKLHPLTIEQNAITSFKSRTTLVPARANTIGPALFAKADKGIGGADGVFNRGMQWQGLSMWMTLHHQPSTWIPSTYMPKQKGRLFYLEELAGPLVADCN, via the coding sequence ATGGACCTGACGGATACAATTCAAGGCTCGTTACTGGAGAACTTTTTTCCTGCTGGCTGGGATTTGAGCGCAATCGATGCTTGCGTCCACAGTGACCCGGCGACTCTTGATAATCGTGAAGAGTGGTGGCATGACGAATTTTTCGCTTTGCCCTGCAAGTCACTGGGAGATTTTGAAACTTTCATGGGACACGAAATCGCCATGACAATCAAGCAGGCGAAAGATGAAGGACGAGATATTGCTTTCATTTTGCCAGTTGGTCCCATGGGAATGTATCGCTGGGCAGTTTACTTTCTCCAGGAATGGAATGTCGATTGTCAGCACGTACACGGATTCAACATGGATGAGTGGAGTGATGCCAACGGAGACACTCTTCCGTCAAGTAATCCAGGTGCTTTTCAATATGCCATGGAAAAGGCCTTTTACGGACCGCTCGGAAAATTAACCGTTCCGGAATCTCAACGAAACTTTGCCACCAAAGATGTTCTCCCAACTTATGAAGATCGGATTGGAGAATTGCGTTCCAAAGGTGCAGATCTCGTGGTTGTTTATGGCATTGGACGCGTTTGTCACATTGCCTTCTGGGAACCCCAGTTTGCCGGCGAGTACGAAACAGAAGCCGAATGGCTGGCGCAATCGCATCGCATCGCCGCGAAGTTGCACCCTTTGACAATCGAACAGAATGCGATCACAAGTTTCAAAAGTCGAACGACACTGGTTCCTGCACGAGCCAATACAATCGGTCCTGCATTGTTCGCTAAAGCCGATAAAGGCATTGGCGGGGCAGACGGTGTATTCAATCGTGGCATGCAATGGCAGGGCTTGAGTATGTGGATGACATTGCACCACCAGCCGTCCACATGGATTCCTTCAACGTACATGCCGAAACAAAAAGGACGATTGTTCTACCTGGAAGAATTGGCAGGCCCATTAGTTGCTGATTGCAACTAA
- a CDS encoding UDP-N-acetylmuramoyl-L-alanyl-D-glutamate--2,6-diaminopimelate ligase: MNTVSYSRPVTLHSIRQLLPSASFVGCGDIYFRDLTPHSDDCQHGDLFVAVPGTNCHGNKYGTEAVLRGASGILTDTPCPDLNASQCVVSDVRRSYAWLCQYLRGRPSEALKTIGVTGTNGKTTITWLLRSILNASQKPAGLLGTIQYDDSRNRPVTSSMTTPDAKVLAEWLQRMAVAGASHAVMEVSSHALDQKRIAGITLDTSIITNITQDHLDYHPDFENYSSTKALIADYTHHEGQLIINGDDLNIRRALERNRCVQKPITVGFDDQSDHWIQIESMDQSSSQFRINLPSHVVNISIARPGKYNVMNAALAAVTASYHGCSDEQIINGIENAALPPGRLQQVCSDHPIHCFVDYAHTPDAIENVISTMKHLIDGKLICLFGAGGNRDRSKRSLMTQAALGADRIILTADNSRQESTQQILDDLISGFPAGCCADRVEPDRRTAIRWAIEQAEPGDCVLILGRGHETSQLIGDQSIPFDDAREAKQVLNDLSAISSPILLKSA, from the coding sequence ATGAACACGGTTTCCTATTCGCGCCCAGTGACGCTGCACAGCATTCGGCAGCTCCTTCCCTCAGCCAGTTTTGTTGGTTGTGGCGACATCTATTTTCGGGATCTCACCCCGCATTCCGATGACTGCCAGCATGGCGATTTGTTCGTTGCAGTCCCTGGAACAAACTGTCATGGAAATAAGTATGGGACAGAAGCGGTCTTACGCGGGGCCAGCGGGATATTGACAGATACTCCATGCCCTGATTTGAACGCCTCGCAGTGCGTCGTCAGCGATGTGCGTCGCAGTTACGCCTGGCTTTGTCAGTACCTGCGTGGCAGACCTTCGGAAGCACTTAAAACAATTGGCGTCACTGGCACGAACGGAAAAACGACCATCACCTGGCTGCTGCGATCGATTTTGAACGCCTCTCAAAAACCAGCAGGATTATTGGGAACAATACAGTACGACGACTCCCGAAACAGACCAGTCACTTCGTCTATGACGACCCCCGATGCCAAAGTGCTGGCGGAATGGTTACAACGTATGGCTGTCGCTGGAGCTTCGCATGCGGTGATGGAAGTTTCGAGCCATGCTTTGGATCAGAAACGGATCGCGGGAATCACTCTGGATACATCCATTATTACCAACATCACTCAAGATCATCTCGACTATCATCCCGATTTTGAGAACTATAGCTCAACTAAAGCTTTGATTGCAGACTACACCCATCATGAAGGGCAACTCATCATCAATGGGGATGATCTGAATATCCGCCGTGCGTTGGAGCGAAATCGTTGTGTTCAGAAACCGATTACCGTTGGCTTTGATGATCAGTCCGACCACTGGATTCAAATCGAATCGATGGATCAATCCAGCAGCCAATTTAGAATCAATCTGCCAAGTCATGTTGTCAACATTTCTATTGCTCGACCGGGAAAATACAACGTAATGAATGCGGCTCTGGCAGCGGTTACGGCCAGTTATCATGGATGCAGTGACGAGCAAATCATCAACGGTATTGAGAATGCGGCTCTGCCTCCAGGACGACTGCAGCAAGTCTGCTCCGATCATCCCATCCATTGTTTTGTCGACTACGCACACACCCCCGATGCCATCGAAAATGTGATTTCCACGATGAAACATCTCATCGATGGGAAACTGATCTGTCTGTTCGGGGCAGGGGGGAACCGGGATCGCAGCAAGCGAAGCCTGATGACTCAAGCGGCTCTTGGGGCCGATCGCATAATTCTGACAGCCGACAATTCCCGTCAGGAATCGACTCAACAAATTCTAGATGATCTCATTTCCGGTTTTCCCGCAGGATGTTGTGCTGATCGCGTCGAGCCAGATCGTCGTACTGCGATTCGCTGGGCGATTGAACAAGCCGAACCCGGCGATTGTGTTCTGATTCTTGGTCGGGGCCATGAAACCAGCCAGCTGATCGGTGATCAATCGATCCCCTTCGATGATGCTCGCGAAGCCAAACAGGTACTCAACGATCTCTCTGCAATCTCCTCACCAATTCTTCTCAAGTCTGCATAA
- a CDS encoding sulfite exporter TauE/SafE family protein — translation MELSVLEMTAIAVIILFSGVVQSAIGFGYALVAMALLPFFLGVKPANLIVSYSAFAPIALAAWAYRKEMVRESILLAVTSALLALPLGIAVLVYVDDDLLVRFTGLIILAMAIDGLVRKATVSTETTTSNLWTILAGAASGFLAGAVTIGGPPIAIYAARQPWSPRKTKAFLTTFLLVVTTIKLFGLMATDLVGREILFLSAFVIPFGFLGGQIGVRVGEKINPRLFRYLILSMLAVTSSLMIIRGAPDGEKSAPEKTTTTLQKTGIRGVA, via the coding sequence ATGGAATTGAGCGTTTTAGAAATGACGGCGATAGCCGTTATTATTTTATTCTCTGGAGTCGTTCAAAGTGCAATCGGGTTTGGATATGCACTTGTGGCGATGGCGTTGTTGCCCTTTTTTCTGGGAGTCAAGCCAGCCAATCTCATTGTTTCCTATTCTGCATTTGCCCCGATTGCCTTGGCAGCCTGGGCTTATCGCAAAGAGATGGTTCGAGAATCAATCCTGCTGGCAGTGACATCCGCATTGCTTGCATTGCCTCTGGGGATCGCAGTTCTGGTCTATGTAGACGATGATTTGCTCGTTCGCTTTACAGGGCTCATCATTCTGGCGATGGCAATTGATGGACTCGTGAGAAAGGCAACCGTTTCGACAGAAACAACGACATCGAACCTGTGGACAATTCTTGCAGGAGCAGCCAGCGGATTTCTGGCAGGAGCCGTCACGATTGGTGGACCACCTATCGCAATTTATGCTGCTCGTCAGCCGTGGTCCCCCAGAAAGACGAAAGCCTTTTTGACGACATTTCTGCTCGTTGTTACCACCATCAAGTTATTTGGTTTGATGGCGACTGATCTGGTTGGTCGCGAAATCTTGTTTTTATCTGCTTTTGTGATCCCGTTTGGATTTCTCGGTGGACAAATCGGTGTCCGGGTCGGCGAAAAAATCAATCCTCGACTCTTTCGCTATCTGATTCTCAGCATGCTCGCAGTCACATCATCACTGATGATCATCCGCGGAGCTCCGGATGGAGAGAAATCTGCTCCCGAAAAAACGACAACGACACTGCAAAAAACAGGGATTAGGGGCGTAGCGTAG
- a CDS encoding ATP-dependent Clp protease ATP-binding subunit, producing MYERFTDRARKVMQLANQEAQRFNHEYIGTEHILLGLVKEGSGVAANVLKNLEVDLRKIRLEVEKIVQTGPDMVTMGKLPQTPRAKKVIEYAMEEARNLNHNYVGTEHLLLGLLREQEGVAAQVLMNLGMKLEDVREEVLNLLGHGLEGAESGERAGAAGSGAKAAKSSKTPALDSFGRDLTELARQNKLDPVIGRESEIERVIQILCRRQKNNPVLLGEAGVGKTAIVEGFAQMCVEGSVPEILAEKRIVVLDLAMMVAGTKYRGQFEERIKAVMNEVRRAKNTILFIDELHTLVGAGGAEGAIDASNVLKPALSRGELQCIGATTLDEYRKYIEKDSALERRFQSVMVDPPSQEQTVQILYGLRDRYETHHKVQITDDAIQKAVELSSRYITGRCLPDKAIDVIDEAGAYVRLKTMVRPPDLKEIEEEIERLNQQKEDAVANQDFEKAASLRDQADKVKKKKENITQEWKEKSKEQGGLVDAEIAATVVAKMTGVPLTRLSSEDAVRLLQMEEDLHRRVISQDEAIKQVSKAVRRSRSGLKDPKRPTGVFLFAGPTGVGKTLLAKTLAEFMFGDQDALIQIDMSEYQEKHNISRLIGAPPGYVGYEEGGQLTEQIRRRPYAVVLLDEIEKAHPDVYNMLLQIMEEGHLTDSFGRKVDFKNVILIMTTNAGAQVISNATPFGFFNNKDEETSYDTMKKEVQQVLQKVFKPEFLGRLDEVVIFRKLTKENLRLIVDIELKKVRERLKERGLTLELSDEARDFLIEKGREGDNLEYGARPLRRSVEMYVEDPLAEELLRNAFEGKNRVKVAIKEVGETKQLDFESYMQEEADTEELAAVGSSGDDSADKTDS from the coding sequence ATGTATGAACGTTTCACTGACCGAGCAAGAAAAGTGATGCAGCTGGCCAACCAGGAGGCCCAGCGTTTCAATCACGAATACATCGGCACCGAGCATATTTTGCTGGGACTGGTTAAAGAAGGTTCCGGAGTTGCCGCAAACGTTCTGAAAAACCTCGAAGTCGACCTGCGAAAAATTCGCCTGGAAGTCGAAAAGATCGTTCAGACTGGGCCCGACATGGTCACGATGGGCAAGTTACCGCAAACTCCGCGTGCGAAAAAGGTCATCGAATATGCGATGGAAGAAGCGCGGAACCTGAATCATAACTATGTTGGCACAGAGCACTTGCTGCTCGGATTACTACGCGAGCAAGAAGGCGTTGCCGCTCAGGTTTTAATGAACCTGGGTATGAAACTCGAAGATGTCCGGGAAGAAGTCCTCAACCTGCTTGGCCACGGACTTGAAGGAGCAGAGTCTGGCGAACGAGCCGGAGCCGCCGGCAGTGGCGCCAAAGCCGCCAAGAGCAGCAAAACCCCTGCCTTGGACAGCTTCGGTCGCGATTTGACTGAGCTGGCCCGTCAGAACAAACTCGATCCTGTTATCGGTCGCGAATCTGAAATCGAACGCGTCATTCAGATTCTCTGCCGACGCCAGAAAAACAATCCTGTTCTTCTGGGAGAAGCCGGTGTCGGAAAAACCGCCATCGTCGAAGGTTTCGCCCAGATGTGTGTTGAAGGAAGTGTCCCTGAGATTCTGGCCGAAAAACGAATCGTCGTACTCGATCTGGCGATGATGGTTGCCGGTACGAAATATCGCGGTCAATTCGAAGAACGTATCAAAGCCGTGATGAATGAAGTTCGTCGTGCGAAAAATACGATTCTGTTCATCGACGAATTACACACCCTGGTTGGAGCCGGTGGAGCAGAAGGCGCGATTGATGCGTCCAATGTTCTCAAACCTGCATTGAGCCGTGGCGAGTTGCAGTGCATCGGTGCGACGACGCTTGATGAATATCGCAAATACATTGAAAAAGATTCTGCACTGGAACGTCGCTTCCAGAGTGTGATGGTCGATCCACCGAGCCAGGAACAAACCGTGCAAATTCTGTACGGCTTGCGGGACCGTTACGAAACTCATCACAAAGTGCAGATTACCGACGATGCAATTCAAAAGGCAGTCGAGCTTTCATCACGCTACATCACTGGTCGCTGTCTTCCTGATAAAGCGATTGATGTCATCGATGAAGCTGGTGCTTACGTTCGTCTGAAGACAATGGTTCGTCCGCCCGATTTGAAAGAAATCGAAGAAGAGATTGAGCGACTCAATCAACAGAAAGAAGATGCGGTTGCCAATCAGGACTTCGAAAAGGCTGCCAGCTTGAGAGATCAGGCTGATAAAGTCAAAAAGAAGAAAGAGAACATCACTCAGGAATGGAAAGAAAAGTCCAAAGAACAGGGTGGGCTGGTTGATGCGGAAATCGCTGCGACAGTCGTTGCAAAAATGACGGGCGTTCCGCTGACGCGACTTTCCAGTGAAGATGCCGTTCGTCTGCTCCAGATGGAAGAAGATTTGCATCGTCGCGTAATCAGTCAGGATGAGGCGATCAAGCAGGTTTCCAAAGCGGTCCGTCGTTCTCGCAGCGGATTGAAAGATCCGAAACGACCAACTGGCGTATTCCTGTTTGCTGGTCCAACCGGTGTCGGTAAAACATTGCTCGCCAAAACACTGGCCGAGTTTATGTTTGGGGATCAGGATGCATTGATTCAAATCGACATGAGTGAATATCAAGAGAAGCACAACATCAGTCGTCTGATCGGTGCCCCTCCCGGCTACGTCGGCTACGAAGAAGGTGGTCAGTTGACCGAGCAGATTCGCCGTCGTCCTTATGCTGTTGTGTTACTCGATGAAATCGAAAAAGCTCATCCCGACGTTTACAACATGTTGCTGCAGATCATGGAAGAAGGCCATTTGACCGACAGTTTCGGTCGTAAGGTCGATTTCAAAAATGTGATCCTCATCATGACCACAAACGCCGGTGCTCAGGTCATTTCCAATGCAACACCGTTCGGCTTCTTCAACAATAAGGATGAAGAAACGTCTTATGATACGATGAAGAAAGAAGTTCAGCAGGTTCTGCAGAAAGTCTTCAAACCGGAATTCCTCGGACGTCTTGATGAAGTGGTCATCTTCCGTAAGTTGACCAAAGAGAATCTGCGTCTGATTGTCGATATCGAACTCAAGAAAGTCCGCGAACGTCTCAAAGAACGAGGCTTGACTCTCGAACTTTCCGACGAAGCTCGCGACTTCCTCATCGAAAAAGGCCGCGAAGGCGACAATCTCGAATACGGTGCTCGACCATTACGACGTTCTGTCGAAATGTATGTTGAGGATCCGCTGGCTGAAGAGTTGTTACGGAATGCCTTTGAAGGTAAAAACCGGGTTAAGGTCGCCATTAAGGAAGTTGGCGAAACCAAGCAACTCGACTTCGAATCTTACATGCAGGAAGAAGCCGATACCGAAGAACTGGCAGCTGTCGGTTCTTCGGGAGACGATTCCGCAGATAAGACTGATTCGTAA